One genomic window of Spirochaetota bacterium includes the following:
- a CDS encoding ATP-binding protein gives MKNEKLYTELSFEEWEIKDRVDWFIFLRWLAIFGAICTILFATQILKIELPVFKLFFIIFIMIIYNIVFSLYSLLFFKKRIDTIGVKASIRFATIQIIVDLFILTLIIHFSGGVENPFSFYYIFHILISSILLSTKQAYYQASIAIILFATNTVLESYEIIPHFSLGIINEAPLYKNKYYCISIFFVFATTMYLSVYMTTSITSKLRKRRNDIIDLKNELERKNEELKEIQENLIKSEKLAAVGNLATGVAHQINNPLTTILTFSLLSLKKTTDENTKKKLEVIVNETTRCRNIIRDLLNFAGMNEPQLKRSNINGLIEKALLHIQLYDSKIDIQKKVSDDLPEILIDSNQILEVIINIITNAIEAMPDGGRLTIVTRLTVNRKYVVIEFIDNGYGISEENMGKIFNPFFTTKDKGTGLGLAVAHGIIQKHDGIIDVNSEKGKGTTFIIKLLVNHEVND, from the coding sequence TTGAAAAACGAAAAACTATATACCGAATTGTCCTTTGAAGAATGGGAAATAAAGGATCGGGTAGACTGGTTCATCTTTCTACGATGGCTAGCAATATTTGGGGCTATATGCACGATCCTTTTCGCAACACAAATATTGAAAATAGAATTACCAGTTTTCAAGCTTTTTTTTATAATTTTTATAATGATTATCTATAATATAGTTTTTTCTCTGTATTCACTTCTTTTTTTTAAAAAAAGAATTGATACCATTGGAGTTAAAGCATCTATTCGATTCGCAACTATTCAGATCATTGTTGATCTATTTATTCTTACTCTAATAATTCATTTTTCAGGTGGAGTAGAAAATCCATTTAGTTTTTATTATATTTTTCATATACTCATTTCCAGCATTCTCCTTTCAACTAAACAGGCCTATTATCAGGCAAGCATCGCTATAATTTTGTTTGCTACAAACACTGTTCTTGAATCATATGAAATAATTCCTCATTTTTCTCTTGGTATAATAAATGAGGCCCCTCTTTATAAAAATAAATATTATTGCATAAGCATATTTTTTGTTTTTGCGACTACTATGTATTTATCTGTCTATATGACAACATCAATAACCTCTAAGCTAAGAAAGAGAAGGAATGATATTATTGATTTGAAAAATGAGTTAGAACGGAAAAATGAAGAGTTAAAGGAAATACAGGAGAATTTAATCAAATCTGAAAAACTAGCTGCTGTTGGAAATCTGGCGACTGGTGTCGCTCATCAAATAAATAATCCTTTAACCACAATTTTAACATTTTCACTTCTTTCATTGAAAAAGACCACAGATGAAAACACAAAAAAGAAGCTTGAGGTGATTGTAAATGAAACAACCCGTTGTAGAAATATTATTAGAGACCTTCTGAACTTTGCAGGAATGAATGAACCCCAATTAAAAAGAAGTAATATTAATGGATTAATTGAAAAAGCATTATTGCATATACAACTATATGATTCGAAGATTGATATTCAAAAAAAAGTATCCGATGATCTACCTGAAATACTTATTGATTCAAATCAAATACTTGAGGTTATTATTAATATTATTACCAATGCTATAGAGGCTATGCCGGATGGAGGAAGGCTTACCATTGTAACAAGGTTGACTGTAAATAGGAAGTATGTTGTAATTGAATTTATTGATAATGGATATGGAATTTCAGAAGAAAATATGGGAAAAATTTTCAATCCCTTTTTTACTACAAAAGATAAGGGAACTGGATTAGGTCTCGCTGTTGCACATGGCATTATTCAAAAGCATGATGGGATTATTGATGTTAATAGTGAAAAGGGTAAGGGGACCACATTTATAATAAAATTATTAGTGAACCATGAGGTTAATGATTAA
- a CDS encoding sigma-54 dependent transcriptional regulator, which produces MFVAKIIVIDDEVHICESCQEILTDDGHCVKTFTDPINALQHINKEHCDIVLLDLKLPHMDGLEVLKQLKEKYPELIVIVITGFATIDTAVQSMKLGAYDYVRKPFTPDELSEVVKRAVENIKILLEVKYLNEELQKSYELDTIVGESEAIKRVFALVEKVAPTDTDVLIFGESGTGKELIARAIYKRSIRSDKKFVVIDCASLAQSLVESELFGYVKGAFTGAATSREGLFEIADGGTIFLDEITNISLEVQAKLLRILQEREFKRVGDTKSKKLNIRFISATNRDLEELIKEGKFREDLYYRLDVFAILIPSLRERKGDIPLLCDYFIKKFSHRMHKDIKGINDAALEILINYSWPGNIRELKNIIERLVILSGTQIINEHDVTSIMGEKTVNNISNVYKIGDVGLTMPTTYKELKKLKNKIQGEIIDNVEKKFLLNALHKTGWNITKAAEITGILRPNLYTLLKKHNIVKE; this is translated from the coding sequence ATGTTTGTCGCAAAAATTATTGTAATTGATGATGAAGTACATATATGTGAGAGTTGTCAAGAGATACTTACAGATGATGGGCATTGTGTAAAAACTTTTACCGATCCAATCAATGCATTACAGCATATAAATAAGGAACATTGCGATATTGTACTTCTTGATTTGAAACTACCTCATATGGATGGATTAGAGGTATTAAAACAATTAAAGGAAAAATATCCTGAATTAATTGTAATTGTTATAACTGGTTTTGCTACAATAGACACTGCCGTGCAATCGATGAAGCTTGGTGCTTATGACTATGTTAGAAAACCATTTACACCTGATGAACTCAGTGAAGTCGTGAAAAGAGCTGTCGAAAATATTAAAATATTACTCGAGGTTAAATACTTAAATGAAGAATTACAAAAGAGTTACGAGTTAGACACTATTGTTGGTGAAAGCGAAGCAATAAAAAGAGTTTTTGCACTTGTAGAAAAGGTCGCTCCAACCGATACAGATGTATTAATATTTGGTGAAAGTGGAACCGGAAAGGAATTGATTGCCCGTGCAATATATAAGAGAAGTATACGGTCTGATAAAAAATTTGTTGTTATCGATTGTGCATCCCTTGCTCAATCACTTGTTGAAAGCGAGTTATTTGGTTATGTTAAAGGTGCGTTTACCGGTGCAGCAACTTCAAGGGAAGGGCTTTTTGAGATTGCAGATGGAGGCACAATTTTTCTTGATGAAATCACCAATATTTCGCTTGAAGTTCAGGCAAAATTACTCAGGATCCTTCAGGAAAGGGAATTTAAAAGGGTTGGTGATACGAAGAGTAAAAAACTGAATATTCGATTTATATCCGCAACGAACAGAGATCTGGAAGAATTGATAAAAGAGGGAAAGTTCAGAGAAGATCTCTATTATCGGCTTGATGTCTTTGCAATATTAATCCCATCCCTGAGGGAAAGAAAGGGGGATATTCCTCTTTTATGTGATTATTTTATCAAAAAATTTTCTCATAGAATGCATAAGGATATTAAGGGAATCAATGATGCTGCTCTAGAAATTCTCATTAACTATAGTTGGCCAGGAAATATACGGGAATTGAAGAATATTATTGAAAGGCTTGTTATATTGTCAGGAACACAAATTATCAACGAACATGATGTTACATCTATTATGGGGGAGAAAACAGTTAATAACATTTCAAATGTATATAAAATTGGAGATGTGGGTTTGACTATGCCTACGACATATAAGGAGTTAAAAAAATTAAAAAATAAGATTCAAGGTGAAATAATTGATAATGTAGAAAAAAAATTTTTACTTAATGCCTTACATAAAACAGGATGGAATATAACAAAAGCTGCTGAAATAACAGGAATCCTTCGACCAAATCTCTACACCTTGTTGAAGAAACATAATATTGTTAAAGAGTAA
- a CDS encoding recombinase family protein, whose translation MKAIGYVKDICTSTGEVITKEEQKEKIIQYAKLNNVNLIGILEEDDSIPEAILDRAEVKKILQMAGEIDTVIVERVWCFSRKYGEVVTCLDELYKIGIKIVSALTMWDCTSQKVRHYYYKRKDEQIELNLPMNKVYKKGA comes from the coding sequence ATGAAGGCAATAGGTTATGTAAAAGATATTTGTACATCAACAGGTGAAGTAATCACAAAAGAAGAGCAGAAGGAAAAAATAATCCAATATGCAAAATTAAATAATGTCAATCTCATTGGTATTCTTGAAGAAGATGACAGTATTCCAGAAGCTATTCTTGACAGAGCTGAAGTAAAAAAAATATTACAGATGGCTGGCGAAATTGATACAGTAATCGTTGAACGTGTATGGTGCTTCTCAAGAAAATATGGAGAGGTAGTGACTTGTCTTGATGAACTCTATAAGATTGGAATAAAAATTGTATCTGCATTAACTATGTGGGACTGCACATCGCAAAAAGTGCGACATTATTACTATAAAAGGAAGGACGAACAAATTGAATTGAATTTACCCATGAATAAAGTCTATAAGAAAGGTGCTTAG
- a CDS encoding (Fe-S)-binding protein, producing MDHSLTLRIPTPMYIILICTAVFFIYNMYKNNISLYIAGKEDKSRFNNIFKRVKLVLEEIFLLKRMRGNKYATIFHVFILYSFILLVGTKFIEAISANTPINAEVGIIGKIIPPIQFIAGFFMLSGFVIMLIRRFILKPAYLENTGNKFDILFFGYVGMMVFISILLSGMKIYYEGHGEFVWYSPFGYLASFMFSSIPKSNIQSIFQALWITEIFVMSVGLMFVYTYSRLKHAFLIPANIFFSSLKPKGSLSRFDIEEKFEQMGDDEEFEIGNATTSDFTWKQRLDLDACIECGRCESLCPSYNTNQILSPKKVIRSLREAVREKDSNGKELIGSAITENDIWLCRTCRACEENCPAYIEHIDLFMELRRAEVAMKGALPADAARALKDLQMRGNPFGPQDDRVQWMISENMPIVREGDEVDVLLWIGCCCAFDSTKHQVIQDLRRILETVNMSYGVLGGDEKCCGDPARVLGDEATFQMIVKEQIELINSRKFNKMLVICPHCYNNFKNEYPQFGANFDVEHHTTFIYNLLRDKKINLVNEIDAKVSYHDPCYLGRYNDIYDEPRKVLSSIDGLKITEFKNSKQKSYCCGGGGGHFWMDLDMEIGSKSRINIERVNEAYDHNVDTIATACIFCKQMLEDAVKMNDLDNNLSVVDIATLVVTAMGKEEDEKIMPMPLPEIKKVS from the coding sequence ATGGATCATTCACTAACACTTCGCATTCCTACGCCAATGTATATAATTTTGATATGTACAGCAGTGTTTTTTATCTACAATATGTATAAAAACAACATATCACTATACATTGCAGGCAAGGAAGATAAATCAAGATTTAATAATATTTTTAAAAGAGTTAAATTGGTATTAGAGGAAATCTTTTTGTTAAAAAGAATGAGAGGGAATAAATATGCGACCATATTTCATGTTTTCATTCTATATTCCTTCATTCTGCTCGTGGGTACCAAGTTTATTGAAGCGATAAGCGCAAATACACCCATAAATGCAGAGGTAGGAATAATCGGTAAGATTATTCCCCCTATCCAATTTATTGCCGGTTTTTTTATGCTTTCAGGATTTGTCATTATGCTAATAAGAAGATTTATCCTGAAACCAGCTTATCTCGAAAATACTGGCAATAAATTTGATATTTTATTTTTTGGATATGTGGGAATGATGGTTTTTATAAGCATACTCCTAAGCGGGATGAAAATATATTATGAGGGACATGGGGAATTTGTTTGGTATTCACCATTTGGATATTTAGCATCTTTTATGTTTTCCTCAATCCCGAAGAGTAACATACAGTCAATATTCCAGGCATTATGGATTACAGAGATATTCGTGATGTCTGTAGGTTTGATGTTTGTTTATACCTATTCGCGATTAAAACATGCTTTTCTGATTCCTGCAAACATTTTCTTTTCATCCCTGAAACCAAAGGGATCCCTTTCAAGATTTGATATCGAAGAAAAATTTGAACAAATGGGGGATGATGAGGAATTCGAGATCGGCAACGCAACAACATCCGATTTTACATGGAAGCAGCGGCTTGACCTAGACGCATGTATCGAATGCGGAAGATGCGAGAGCCTCTGCCCATCCTATAATACAAATCAAATATTATCCCCCAAAAAAGTCATACGTTCCCTGCGGGAAGCAGTAAGAGAAAAAGATAGTAATGGAAAGGAATTAATCGGCTCTGCAATTACCGAAAATGATATTTGGCTCTGCAGAACATGCCGTGCATGTGAAGAAAATTGTCCTGCTTATATTGAACATATTGATTTGTTTATGGAATTACGAAGAGCAGAAGTTGCAATGAAAGGCGCTCTTCCCGCGGATGCAGCTCGTGCTCTGAAGGATTTGCAAATGAGGGGTAATCCCTTTGGGCCGCAGGATGACAGGGTGCAATGGATGATATCCGAAAATATGCCCATTGTGCGTGAAGGGGATGAGGTGGATGTTTTATTATGGATAGGATGTTGCTGTGCATTTGATTCAACAAAGCATCAAGTTATACAGGATTTACGGCGGATACTCGAAACTGTCAACATGTCCTATGGCGTTTTGGGTGGAGATGAGAAATGCTGTGGTGATCCTGCTCGGGTTCTAGGTGATGAAGCAACATTCCAGATGATTGTTAAGGAACAGATCGAATTAATCAATTCCAGAAAATTTAATAAAATGCTTGTTATCTGTCCCCATTGCTACAACAATTTCAAAAATGAATATCCGCAGTTTGGTGCAAACTTCGATGTCGAGCATCACACAACATTTATATATAATTTATTGCGTGATAAAAAAATTAATCTTGTTAACGAAATTGATGCCAAAGTTTCATATCACGATCCCTGTTATTTGGGACGATACAATGATATATATGATGAGCCTAGAAAAGTATTATCATCAATTGATGGATTGAAGATAACAGAATTTAAGAATTCAAAGCAAAAAAGTTACTGTTGTGGTGGAGGTGGAGGTCATTTCTGGATGGATCTTGATATGGAAATAGGATCTAAGTCGCGTATAAATATTGAAAGGGTAAACGAAGCATATGATCATAATGTCGATACAATAGCCACCGCGTGTATATTTTGCAAACAAATGCTTGAGGACGCGGTAAAGATGAACGACCTTGATAATAATCTTAGCGTTGTCGATATCGCAACACTTGTTGTAACTGCAATGGGAAAGGAGGAAGATGAGAAAATAATGCCAATGCCTTTGCCAGAAATAAAAAAAGTATCGTAA
- a CDS encoding glycosyltransferase family 2 protein, with protein MSEPKVSIVIVNWNNLSDTTECLESLKQINYSNYNIVMVDNGSDGDDAKFLKERFSDYIRLIANDRNYGFAEGCNIGIRDAIDCGAEYIVLLNNDTIVDPDFLSEVVKAAHSDRRIGIAGGKIYSYEIPKMIWFAGGKINYWTGKTLLRGSGKIDNGQFDESTEVNWICGCFMLISTDLLQKVGMLDKRLFFGWEDVDLCIRAYKEGFKIIFVPDSKIWHKTAPSDKKERLMGLPIYYAARGQFICMEKHFTKPQLISSSLYYFFMFPISIWNYSRILGHWRVIIYILRGFWGFLRMKFR; from the coding sequence ATGTCTGAACCGAAAGTATCTATTGTTATTGTAAACTGGAACAACCTCTCAGACACAACTGAATGTCTGGAATCTCTCAAGCAGATAAACTATTCAAACTATAATATTGTTATGGTTGATAATGGATCTGATGGAGATGATGCTAAGTTTCTTAAGGAGCGGTTTAGTGATTACATAAGGCTGATTGCTAATGACAGGAATTATGGCTTTGCCGAAGGGTGCAATATTGGGATAAGGGATGCTATAGACTGTGGAGCGGAATATATAGTATTATTAAACAATGATACAATAGTTGATCCCGACTTTCTTAGTGAGGTTGTTAAGGCTGCTCATAGCGATAGAAGGATTGGAATTGCTGGTGGCAAGATTTACAGTTATGAAATTCCTAAAATGATATGGTTTGCTGGTGGCAAAATAAACTACTGGACTGGCAAAACCCTTCTTAGAGGCAGCGGGAAAATTGACAATGGTCAGTTTGATGAAAGTACTGAAGTCAATTGGATCTGTGGATGTTTTATGTTAATCTCCACCGATTTATTACAAAAGGTGGGCATGTTAGATAAGAGATTATTCTTTGGTTGGGAGGATGTGGATCTTTGCATCAGAGCCTACAAAGAGGGTTTCAAGATCATTTTCGTCCCAGATTCTAAGATTTGGCATAAGACTGCTCCTTCTGACAAAAAAGAAAGGCTTATGGGTTTGCCAATATATTATGCTGCTAGAGGGCAGTTTATCTGCATGGAAAAGCACTTTACTAAACCACAGCTAATTAGTTCAAGCCTTTACTACTTCTTCATGTTTCCAATATCTATATGGAATTACTCCCGAATACTCGGTCACTGGAGAGTGATAATATACATCCTAAGAGGATTTTGGGGTTTTTTAAGGATGAAATTTCGATGA
- a CDS encoding class I SAM-dependent methyltransferase: protein MEFTGERVVPDKTPHEIYREHIDRYIFAADFVRNKDILDVACGTGYGVEHLAKLGTKITIGADISIESVLYANEKFGSKEGKSFVCADGISLPFADETFDIVISFETLEHIRQYNRFLIECRRVLREDGLFICSTPNKRIFSPNEAKPPNSFHVKEFWSEEFYNLLQQYYMDITLYGQCDVTLADNQVEREYGVHNFIDNEQISPAYIIAVANNKSCA, encoded by the coding sequence ATGGAATTCACCGGCGAACGTGTAGTACCAGATAAAACTCCACATGAAATATATCGTGAACATATTGATAGATATATCTTTGCGGCAGATTTTGTCAGGAATAAGGATATTTTAGATGTGGCGTGTGGTACTGGTTATGGAGTAGAACACTTAGCTAAGCTTGGTACTAAAATTACCATTGGAGCTGATATCTCAATTGAATCTGTGCTTTATGCTAATGAAAAATTTGGAAGTAAGGAAGGGAAAAGTTTTGTATGCGCTGATGGGATCAGCTTGCCCTTTGCTGATGAAACATTTGATATAGTTATATCCTTCGAAACCCTTGAACATATAAGGCAATATAACAGATTCCTGATTGAATGTAGAAGGGTTCTGCGAGAGGATGGTCTTTTCATCTGTTCAACTCCCAATAAAAGAATATTTTCCCCAAATGAGGCAAAACCACCTAACTCGTTTCACGTAAAGGAGTTTTGGTCTGAAGAGTTTTATAATTTGCTTCAACAGTATTATATGGATATCACACTCTATGGTCAGTGTGATGTAACACTGGCAGATAATCAAGTGGAGCGAGAATATGGAGTGCATAACTTTATAGATAATGAGCAGATTTCGCCAGCATACATCATTGCAGTTGCAAATAATAAGAGTTGTGCCTAA
- a CDS encoding heme-binding protein, whose product MLKTVKYAIVILLFAMLFASTVVAENYPTHSQLKAALRTVVVDKNGGFGFNMWATIVDRDGVVKAVVFSGEDRGDQWPGSRVISAQKANTANAFSLPGLALSTANLFSAVQPGGSLFGLQFSNPVSTKVAYRGPSIAIGTTLDPMKGRKIGGVNVFGGGLPLYDNIGKLIGAIGVSGDSSCADHNIAWKVRHLLNLDNVPAGVSATGDDNIVNDIIDGTSASGWGHPVCSSEAEAIAAELPNTHPIGPNP is encoded by the coding sequence ATTTTGAAAACAGTAAAATATGCTATAGTAATTCTATTGTTTGCGATGCTTTTCGCAAGTACAGTTGTTGCTGAAAACTATCCAACTCATTCTCAACTAAAGGCAGCACTTCGAACAGTAGTAGTGGATAAAAATGGAGGATTTGGTTTTAATATGTGGGCAACAATAGTAGACAGGGATGGTGTTGTAAAGGCAGTGGTCTTTTCAGGCGAAGACAGGGGAGATCAGTGGCCAGGCAGCCGTGTTATCTCCGCACAAAAAGCAAATACAGCCAATGCTTTCAGCCTGCCAGGTTTGGCATTATCAACAGCAAATCTCTTTTCAGCCGTTCAACCAGGTGGAAGTTTGTTTGGTTTGCAGTTTAGTAATCCCGTATCTACTAAGGTAGCCTATCGAGGGCCTTCAATTGCTATTGGAACAACGCTTGATCCAATGAAAGGTCGTAAAATTGGAGGGGTAAATGTATTTGGAGGTGGCTTGCCTCTTTATGATAATATAGGAAAGCTTATAGGTGCAATTGGTGTCAGTGGTGATAGCTCATGCGCAGATCATAATATTGCATGGAAGGTGCGTCATCTATTAAATCTAGATAATGTACCAGCAGGTGTAAGCGCTACCGGGGATGATAATATAGTTAATGATATAATCGATGGAACCAGCGCAAGTGGTTGGGGACATCCTGTATGTTCCTCTGAAGCAGAAGCAATAGCAGCAGAGCTTCCCAATACACACCCGATTGGGCCAAATCCATAA